From the Mauremys reevesii isolate NIE-2019 linkage group 19, ASM1616193v1, whole genome shotgun sequence genome, one window contains:
- the ZER1 gene encoding protein zer-1 homolog isoform X2 produces the protein MASDSPESLMTLCTGYCLRNLEGTLCYLLDNETLRLHPDVFLPSEICDKLVNEYVELVNADSIFEPHESFFTLFSDPRSTRLARIHLREDVVQDQDLEAIRKQDLVELSLINCEKLTAKSLQTLLSFSHTLVSLSLFGCSNLFYEEENPGGCEDDCLVNPTRQVLVKDFTFEGFRRLRFLNLGRMTEGVNVETLLRPLASLTALDLSGIQLNDVAFLTQWKDSLVSLVLYNMDLSEEHIQVISQLRKLRHLDISRDRLSSYYKFKLTRRVLSLFVDNLVNLSSLDISGHTMLENCTISNIEEKVGQTSIEPSKSSIAPFRDLKRPLQFLGLFETSLCRLTHIPAYKVSGDKNEEQVLNAIEAYTEHRPEITSRAINLLFDIARIERCSQLLRALQLVITALKCHKYDKNIQVTGSAALFYLTNSEYRMEQSVKLRRQVIQVVLNGMESYQEVTVQRNCCLTLCNFSIPEELEFQYRRVNELLLNILNPTRQDESIQRIAVHLCNALVCQVDNDHKEAVGKMGFVMTMLKLIQKKLVDKTCDQVMEFSWSALWNITDETPDNCEMFLNYSGMKLFLECLKEFPEKQELHRNMLGLLGNVAEVKELRPQLMTSQFISVFSNLLESKADGIEVSYNACGVLSHIMFDGPEAWGICEPRREEVVDRMWAAIQSWDINSRRNINYRSFEPILRLLPQGISPVSQHWATWALYNLVSVYPDKYCPLLIKEGGMPLLKEESYRALQ, from the exons ATGGCATCTGACAGCCCAGAGTCGCTGATGACATTATGCACAGGCTACTGCCTCCGCAACCTGGAGGGGACCCTCTGCTACCTACTGGACAACGAGACTCTCCGGCTTCACCCCGATGTCTTCCTGCCGAGTGAGATCTGTGACAAGCTCGTCAATGA GTATGTGGAGCTGGTGAATGCAGACAGCATCTTTGAACCCCATGAGAGCTTCTTCACCCTGTTCTCAGATCCTCGGAGCACCAGGCTAGCCCGAATCCATTTGCGGGAGGACGTAGTGCAGGACCAGGACCTGGAAGCCATCAGAAAGCAG GACCTTGTTGAGCTGTCCCTGATTAACTGTGAGAAGCTGACAGCCAAGAGCCTGCAGACCCTGCTGAGCTTCAGCCACACTCTAGTTTCTCTTAGCCTcttcggctgcagtaatctcttctacgaggaagagaacccaggaggctGTGAAGACGACTGCCTGGTGAACCCCACTCGCCAGGTCTTGGTCAAGGACTTTACCTTCGAGGGGTTCAGACGCCTGCGCTTCCTGAACCTGGGCCGTATGACTGAGGGGGTGAACGTGGAGACATTGCTTCGACCTTTGGCCTCCCTCACTGCCCTGGATCTCTCTGGGATCCAGCTCAATGATGTGGCATTTCTGACCCAGTGGAAGGACAGTCTGGTTTCCTTAGTGCTTTACAACATGGACCTTTCAGAGGAGCACATCCAAGTGATCTCACAGCTCCGCAAGCTCAG GCACTTGGATATTTCCCGAGACCGCCTGTCCAGTTATTACAAATTCAAGCTGACCCGGCGGGTGCTGAGCCTGTTTGTGGATAACCTGGTAAACCTCTCCTCACTAGATATCTCAGGGCACACCATGCTGGAGAACTGCACCATCTCAAACATTGAGGAGAAAGTGGGTCAGACAAG CATTGAGCCATCCAAGAGCAGCATTGCCCCCTTCAGGGATCTGAAACGACCACTTCAGTTCCTGGGCCTCTTTGAGACCTCTCTTTGCCGTCTGACGCATATCCCAGCCTACAAG GTGAGTGGGGACAAGAATGAAGAGCAGGTGCTGAACGCTATCGAGGCATACACTGAACACCGGCCCGAAATCACGTCCCGGGCCATCAATCTCCTTTTTGATATCGCCCGCATCGAGCGCTGCAGCCAGCTGCTGAGAGCACTGCAG CTGGTGATCACAGCTCTCAAGTGTCACAAGTATGATAAGAACATCCAGGTGACTGGGAGCGCTGCCCTTTTCTACCTAACAAATTCAGAGTATCGGATGGAGCAGAGCGTGAAGCTGCGGCGTCAGGTGATCCAGGTGGTGCTGAATGGGATGGAGTCTTACCAGGAAGTGACA GTGCAGCGGAACTGCTGCCTGACACTGTGTAACTTCAGCATCCCAGAAGAACTAGAATTCCAGTACCGTCGTGTCAACGAGCTGCTGCTGAACATCCTTAACCCTACTCGGCAGGATGAGTCCATCCAGCGCATCGCTGTACACCTCTGCAATGCCTTGGTCTGCCAAGTGGACAACGACCATAAGGAGGCTGTGGGCAAGATGGGGTTTGTCATG ACCATGCTAAAGCTGATTCAGAAGAAGCTGGTGGATAAAACA TGTGATCAGGTGATGGAGTTCTCCTGGAGCGCCCTGTGGAATATCACAGACGAAACCCCCGATAACTGTGAGATGTTTCTCAACTACAGTGGCATGAAGCTCTTCCTGGAGTGCCTGAAA GAGTTCCCAGAGAAGCAGGAGCTGCACCGTAACATGTTGGGGCTTCTGGGAAATGTGGCGGAGGTAAAAGAGCTCCGCCCACAGCTCATGACCTCCCAGTTCATCAGTGTGTTCAG CAACCTGTTGGAGAGCAAAGCAGATGGGATTGAGGTATCTTACAATGCATGTGGAGTTCTCTCCCACATCATGTTTGATGGCCCAGAGGCTTGGGGTATCTGTGAGCCACGCCGAGAGGAAGTAGTAGACAGGATGTGGGCAGCCATCCAGAGCTGGGACATTAACTCCAGAAGAAATATCAATTACAG GTCATTTGAACCGATCCTTCGACTCCTTCCGCAAGGGATCTCTCCTGTCAGCCAGCACTGGGCTACTTGGGCTCTCTATAACCTCGTCTCTGTTTACC CTGACAAGTACTGCCCGCTGCTGATCAAAGAAGGTGGAATGCCCCTTCTGAAGGAG GAAAGTTATAGAGCACTGCAGTAA
- the ZER1 gene encoding protein zer-1 homolog isoform X1, protein MASDSPESLMTLCTGYCLRNLEGTLCYLLDNETLRLHPDVFLPSEICDKLVNEYVELVNADSIFEPHESFFTLFSDPRSTRLARIHLREDVVQDQDLEAIRKQDLVELSLINCEKLTAKSLQTLLSFSHTLVSLSLFGCSNLFYEEENPGGCEDDCLVNPTRQVLVKDFTFEGFRRLRFLNLGRMTEGVNVETLLRPLASLTALDLSGIQLNDVAFLTQWKDSLVSLVLYNMDLSEEHIQVISQLRKLRHLDISRDRLSSYYKFKLTRRVLSLFVDNLVNLSSLDISGHTMLENCTISNIEEKVGQTSIEPSKSSIAPFRDLKRPLQFLGLFETSLCRLTHIPAYKVSGDKNEEQVLNAIEAYTEHRPEITSRAINLLFDIARIERCSQLLRALQLVITALKCHKYDKNIQVTGSAALFYLTNSEYRMEQSVKLRRQVIQVVLNGMESYQEVTVQRNCCLTLCNFSIPEELEFQYRRVNELLLNILNPTRQDESIQRIAVHLCNALVCQVDNDHKEAVGKMGFVMTMLKLIQKKLVDKTCDQVMEFSWSALWNITDETPDNCEMFLNYSGMKLFLECLKEFPEKQELHRNMLGLLGNVAEVKELRPQLMTSQFISVFSNLLESKADGIEVSYNACGVLSHIMFDGPEAWGICEPRREEVVDRMWAAIQSWDINSRRNINYRSFEPILRLLPQGISPVSQHWATWALYNLVSVYPDKYCPLLIKEGGMPLLKEVIKMASARQETKEMARKVIEHCSNFKEENMDTSR, encoded by the exons ATGGCATCTGACAGCCCAGAGTCGCTGATGACATTATGCACAGGCTACTGCCTCCGCAACCTGGAGGGGACCCTCTGCTACCTACTGGACAACGAGACTCTCCGGCTTCACCCCGATGTCTTCCTGCCGAGTGAGATCTGTGACAAGCTCGTCAATGA GTATGTGGAGCTGGTGAATGCAGACAGCATCTTTGAACCCCATGAGAGCTTCTTCACCCTGTTCTCAGATCCTCGGAGCACCAGGCTAGCCCGAATCCATTTGCGGGAGGACGTAGTGCAGGACCAGGACCTGGAAGCCATCAGAAAGCAG GACCTTGTTGAGCTGTCCCTGATTAACTGTGAGAAGCTGACAGCCAAGAGCCTGCAGACCCTGCTGAGCTTCAGCCACACTCTAGTTTCTCTTAGCCTcttcggctgcagtaatctcttctacgaggaagagaacccaggaggctGTGAAGACGACTGCCTGGTGAACCCCACTCGCCAGGTCTTGGTCAAGGACTTTACCTTCGAGGGGTTCAGACGCCTGCGCTTCCTGAACCTGGGCCGTATGACTGAGGGGGTGAACGTGGAGACATTGCTTCGACCTTTGGCCTCCCTCACTGCCCTGGATCTCTCTGGGATCCAGCTCAATGATGTGGCATTTCTGACCCAGTGGAAGGACAGTCTGGTTTCCTTAGTGCTTTACAACATGGACCTTTCAGAGGAGCACATCCAAGTGATCTCACAGCTCCGCAAGCTCAG GCACTTGGATATTTCCCGAGACCGCCTGTCCAGTTATTACAAATTCAAGCTGACCCGGCGGGTGCTGAGCCTGTTTGTGGATAACCTGGTAAACCTCTCCTCACTAGATATCTCAGGGCACACCATGCTGGAGAACTGCACCATCTCAAACATTGAGGAGAAAGTGGGTCAGACAAG CATTGAGCCATCCAAGAGCAGCATTGCCCCCTTCAGGGATCTGAAACGACCACTTCAGTTCCTGGGCCTCTTTGAGACCTCTCTTTGCCGTCTGACGCATATCCCAGCCTACAAG GTGAGTGGGGACAAGAATGAAGAGCAGGTGCTGAACGCTATCGAGGCATACACTGAACACCGGCCCGAAATCACGTCCCGGGCCATCAATCTCCTTTTTGATATCGCCCGCATCGAGCGCTGCAGCCAGCTGCTGAGAGCACTGCAG CTGGTGATCACAGCTCTCAAGTGTCACAAGTATGATAAGAACATCCAGGTGACTGGGAGCGCTGCCCTTTTCTACCTAACAAATTCAGAGTATCGGATGGAGCAGAGCGTGAAGCTGCGGCGTCAGGTGATCCAGGTGGTGCTGAATGGGATGGAGTCTTACCAGGAAGTGACA GTGCAGCGGAACTGCTGCCTGACACTGTGTAACTTCAGCATCCCAGAAGAACTAGAATTCCAGTACCGTCGTGTCAACGAGCTGCTGCTGAACATCCTTAACCCTACTCGGCAGGATGAGTCCATCCAGCGCATCGCTGTACACCTCTGCAATGCCTTGGTCTGCCAAGTGGACAACGACCATAAGGAGGCTGTGGGCAAGATGGGGTTTGTCATG ACCATGCTAAAGCTGATTCAGAAGAAGCTGGTGGATAAAACA TGTGATCAGGTGATGGAGTTCTCCTGGAGCGCCCTGTGGAATATCACAGACGAAACCCCCGATAACTGTGAGATGTTTCTCAACTACAGTGGCATGAAGCTCTTCCTGGAGTGCCTGAAA GAGTTCCCAGAGAAGCAGGAGCTGCACCGTAACATGTTGGGGCTTCTGGGAAATGTGGCGGAGGTAAAAGAGCTCCGCCCACAGCTCATGACCTCCCAGTTCATCAGTGTGTTCAG CAACCTGTTGGAGAGCAAAGCAGATGGGATTGAGGTATCTTACAATGCATGTGGAGTTCTCTCCCACATCATGTTTGATGGCCCAGAGGCTTGGGGTATCTGTGAGCCACGCCGAGAGGAAGTAGTAGACAGGATGTGGGCAGCCATCCAGAGCTGGGACATTAACTCCAGAAGAAATATCAATTACAG GTCATTTGAACCGATCCTTCGACTCCTTCCGCAAGGGATCTCTCCTGTCAGCCAGCACTGGGCTACTTGGGCTCTCTATAACCTCGTCTCTGTTTACC CTGACAAGTACTGCCCGCTGCTGATCAAAGAAGGTGGAATGCCCCTTCTGAAGGAGGTGATTAAGATGGCTTCAGCACGCCAGGAGACCAAGGAAATGGCCCG GAAAGTTATAGAGCACTGCAGTAACTTTAAAGAGGAGAACATGGACACTTCCAGATAG